Proteins from a single region of Coleofasciculus sp. FACHB-1120:
- the clpB gene encoding ATP-dependent chaperone ClpB, producing MQPTNPNQFTEKAWEAITRTPDIVKSAQHQQIESEHLMKSLLEQEGLVSSILNKAGVNVSRVRERTEDFIKRQPKTSGSSTSVYVGRSLDSLLDRAEAFRKEYGDDFISIEHMMLAYPKDDRFGKALFQEFKLDENKLRTIIAQVRGSQKVTDQNPEGKYESLEKYGRDLTEFARQGKLDPVIGRDDEIRRTIQILSRRTKNNPVLIGEPGVGKTAIAEGLAQRIVSGDVPESLRDRKLIALDMGALIAGAKYRGEFEERLKAVLKEVTDSQGSIIMFIDEIHTVVGAGATQGAMDAGNLLKPMLARGELRCIGATTLDEYRKYIEKDAALERRFQQVYIDQPSVEDTVSILRGLKDRYETHHNVKISDSALVAAATLSTRYISDRFLPDKAIDLVDEAAARLKMESTSKPEELDEIDRKILQLEMERLSLQKESDPASRERLQRLEKELADLKEDQRTLNAQWQAEKDVLERRKTLKEEIDRVNVEIQQAEREYDLNRAAELKFGKLTELQQQLEETEAQLVQTQHSGKSLLREEVTESDIAEIISKWTGIPISKLVESEKEKLLQLEDELHKRVIGQAEAVTAVADAIQRARAGLADPNRPTASFIFLGPTGVGKTELAKALAAYLFDTEEALVRIDMSEYMEKHSVSRLIGAPPGYVGYDEGGQLTESIRRRPYAVLLFDEIEKAHPDVFNIMLQILDDGRVTDSHGHTVDFKNTIIIMTSNIGSQFILDIASDESRYEEMRSRVMDAMRTSFRPEFLNRIDEIIIFHGLNKQELRQIVQLQVKRLESRLSDRKMSLKLSDASLYFLAEVGYDPVYGARPLKRAIQRELETQIAKGILRGEFNDGDTIFVDVENERLAFKRLPADLLATQSS from the coding sequence ATGCAACCAACTAACCCCAACCAATTTACAGAAAAAGCCTGGGAAGCCATCACTCGCACCCCAGATATTGTTAAATCTGCCCAGCATCAACAAATCGAAAGCGAACACTTGATGAAATCACTGCTGGAGCAAGAAGGACTCGTCAGCAGTATTCTGAACAAAGCGGGTGTAAATGTGTCGCGAGTCAGAGAACGCACCGAAGATTTCATCAAGCGTCAGCCAAAAACTTCCGGCAGTAGCACCTCAGTTTATGTCGGACGTAGCTTGGATTCTCTGCTGGATCGGGCTGAAGCATTTCGCAAAGAGTATGGAGACGACTTCATCTCCATCGAACACATGATGCTGGCTTATCCCAAAGACGATCGCTTTGGGAAGGCTTTGTTTCAAGAATTTAAGCTGGATGAAAACAAGCTAAGAACTATCATCGCCCAAGTTCGCGGGAGCCAAAAAGTGACTGACCAAAATCCAGAAGGCAAGTACGAATCCTTAGAAAAATACGGGCGCGACTTGACAGAATTCGCTCGTCAAGGGAAGTTAGACCCGGTAATTGGGCGCGATGATGAGATTCGCCGCACGATCCAAATTCTGTCTCGTCGCACCAAGAATAACCCGGTGCTGATTGGCGAACCGGGAGTAGGTAAAACTGCGATCGCTGAAGGTTTGGCACAGCGAATTGTTAGCGGAGATGTCCCGGAGTCGTTGCGCGATCGCAAACTGATTGCGCTGGATATGGGTGCGTTGATTGCGGGTGCCAAGTATCGGGGTGAATTTGAAGAACGCTTAAAAGCGGTTCTCAAGGAAGTTACCGATTCTCAGGGCAGCATTATCATGTTCATTGATGAGATCCACACCGTTGTTGGTGCGGGTGCGACTCAAGGCGCGATGGATGCAGGTAACTTGCTCAAACCGATGCTGGCGCGGGGTGAATTGCGCTGTATCGGTGCCACAACCCTGGATGAATATCGCAAATACATCGAAAAAGATGCGGCGCTAGAACGTCGTTTCCAACAAGTTTATATCGATCAGCCCAGCGTAGAAGATACGGTTTCGATTCTGCGGGGGTTGAAAGATCGCTACGAAACGCACCATAACGTGAAAATTTCTGACAGTGCGTTAGTGGCAGCAGCGACGCTATCTACTCGATATATTAGCGATCGCTTCCTCCCAGATAAAGCGATTGACTTGGTAGATGAAGCGGCGGCGCGATTGAAGATGGAAAGTACCTCCAAACCAGAGGAACTCGACGAAATCGACCGCAAGATCCTCCAGTTGGAAATGGAACGGCTTTCTCTGCAAAAAGAAAGCGATCCGGCTTCTAGAGAAAGGTTACAGAGACTGGAAAAAGAACTTGCCGATCTCAAAGAAGATCAACGGACGCTGAATGCACAGTGGCAAGCTGAAAAAGATGTTCTCGAACGCCGCAAAACCCTAAAAGAAGAAATCGATCGGGTGAATGTGGAAATTCAACAGGCGGAACGAGAATACGATCTTAACCGAGCGGCTGAGCTGAAATTCGGCAAGTTGACCGAGTTGCAACAACAGCTAGAAGAGACAGAAGCCCAACTCGTTCAAACTCAGCATAGTGGTAAGTCACTTTTACGCGAAGAAGTCACCGAATCCGATATTGCTGAAATCATTTCCAAGTGGACGGGTATCCCCATCAGCAAACTCGTTGAATCGGAGAAAGAAAAACTTCTGCAATTGGAAGATGAACTGCACAAGCGCGTGATTGGGCAAGCTGAAGCGGTGACAGCAGTTGCCGATGCCATCCAACGGGCGCGTGCTGGTTTAGCCGATCCGAATCGTCCGACGGCTAGTTTCATTTTCCTCGGTCCCACGGGCGTTGGGAAGACGGAACTGGCAAAAGCCTTGGCGGCTTACCTGTTCGATACAGAAGAAGCCTTGGTACGGATCGATATGTCCGAGTATATGGAGAAGCACAGCGTCTCTCGCTTAATTGGTGCGCCTCCCGGCTATGTCGGTTATGACGAAGGCGGACAACTGACGGAATCCATCCGGCGTCGTCCCTACGCGGTGTTGCTGTTCGACGAAATCGAAAAGGCGCACCCGGATGTGTTCAACATCATGCTGCAAATTCTTGATGATGGTCGCGTCACCGATTCTCACGGTCATACCGTAGACTTCAAGAACACGATTATTATCATGACCAGCAATATCGGATCGCAGTTCATCCTAGATATTGCCAGCGATGAATCCCGTTACGAAGAAATGCGGAGTCGGGTAATGGATGCGATGCGGACGAGTTTCCGTCCGGAGTTCCTAAACCGGATCGACGAGATTATCATCTTCCACGGCTTGAACAAGCAGGAATTGCGGCAGATTGTGCAGTTGCAAGTCAAGCGACTCGAATCACGGTTGAGCGATCGCAAGATGTCCCTAAAACTTTCCGATGCTTCCCTTTACTTCTTAGCGGAAGTCGGATATGACCCCGTTTATGGAGCGCGTCCGCTCAAGCGTGCAATTCAGCGGGAACTGGAAACGCAAATCGCTAAAGGGATTTTGCGAGGCGAATTCAACGACGGAGACACCATCTTTGTCGATGTGGAAAATGAGCGCCTTGCCTTCAAGCGTCTCCCTGCTGATTTACTAGCAACTCAGTCTAGCTAA